Proteins co-encoded in one Methanobacterium veterum genomic window:
- the purL gene encoding phosphoribosylformylglycinamidine synthase subunit PurL: MTLTDSECKFVKKELGRDPNSLEYGMLDIMFSEHCSYKSSRPILRLFPNEGKRVILGPGDDAGIVELTDELALVIGMESHNHPSAIEPYGGAGTGIGGIIRDIISMGAKPIALLDSLRFGPLEDQKSRYIFEYVVKGISDYGNRVGIPTVGGEIEFDDNFKFNPLVNVICAGLVKKSDIVLGSAPNVGDIFVLMGGTTGRDGIHGVTFASEELTTESELESRPAVQVGDPFTKKMVMEATFEALDKIDVVGLKDLGGGGLTCCVSEMAAKGGNGAEVELTTIPLREEGMTPYEIMLSESQERMVFVVNPKDVDALMEIFNKYELPAAVIGKVTDTGRLVLKKEGGIIADVQTELLSDPPVVNRESCNPKEEGCGPSETAEYQEVEDIDSQEALLKLLSSQNIASKSWVYRQYDHEVQIRTVIKPGDDAAVLRIDDKKAIALTSDCNSIHTKLDPYHGGAGAIAEAIRNVVSMGAEPVCVVDCLNFGNPEKPDVFWQFKECIKGMSDIANKFETPVISGNVSFYNETEGVTVNPSPVVGVAGLMDIKDIRTMDFKNEGDKIILIGKTYPELDGSQYHKEVFDVVQGKSPKVNMDAEFESAEAVLKIIREDENDAVTAVHDCSAGGIAVAVAEMAISSDLGATADISKVPKDNDMSDAEALFSESNARFIVTVKSEYADEILSKIKAPAAVIGEVGGKTLTINQNLINVDIENLKESYYGVIEKFMA, encoded by the coding sequence ATGACCCTAACAGATTCAGAATGTAAATTTGTAAAAAAAGAATTGGGACGAGACCCCAATTCATTGGAGTATGGTATGCTTGATATAATGTTTTCAGAGCACTGCTCCTATAAAAGCAGCCGTCCTATTTTAAGATTATTCCCGAACGAAGGTAAACGTGTCATTCTTGGCCCTGGAGACGATGCGGGAATTGTTGAACTAACAGATGAACTTGCACTTGTTATTGGAATGGAAAGCCACAACCACCCATCAGCAATTGAACCCTATGGGGGCGCTGGAACAGGTATTGGGGGAATAATTAGAGATATTATTTCAATGGGTGCTAAACCAATCGCATTACTTGATTCATTAAGATTTGGACCTCTTGAAGACCAAAAATCAAGGTACATATTTGAATATGTGGTAAAAGGAATTTCAGACTATGGAAATAGAGTAGGGATCCCAACTGTCGGTGGAGAAATCGAATTTGATGATAATTTCAAATTTAACCCACTTGTAAATGTTATCTGTGCAGGGCTTGTTAAAAAAAGCGATATTGTACTGGGTTCTGCCCCTAATGTAGGCGATATCTTTGTCCTTATGGGAGGTACCACCGGAAGAGATGGAATCCATGGTGTGACATTTGCATCTGAAGAGCTTACAACCGAATCTGAACTTGAAAGCAGGCCTGCAGTCCAGGTAGGGGATCCTTTCACTAAGAAAATGGTTATGGAAGCTACATTTGAAGCACTGGATAAAATTGACGTGGTCGGGCTTAAAGATTTAGGCGGCGGCGGTCTAACATGCTGTGTTTCAGAAATGGCCGCTAAAGGCGGAAACGGGGCTGAAGTAGAACTTACAACGATTCCACTTAGAGAAGAAGGAATGACACCCTATGAAATAATGCTTTCCGAGTCCCAGGAAAGAATGGTTTTTGTTGTAAACCCTAAAGATGTGGACGCGTTAATGGAAATATTCAATAAATATGAACTTCCAGCAGCAGTTATTGGCAAAGTCACAGATACCGGCAGGTTAGTTTTGAAGAAAGAAGGAGGAATTATAGCAGATGTTCAAACAGAACTTCTCTCAGATCCTCCAGTTGTTAACAGGGAATCATGTAATCCAAAAGAAGAAGGATGCGGACCGTCTGAAACTGCTGAATATCAAGAAGTAGAAGATATCGATTCTCAGGAAGCTCTTCTCAAACTTCTCTCTTCACAGAACATTGCAAGTAAAAGCTGGGTTTACAGGCAGTACGATCACGAAGTACAGATTAGAACTGTTATTAAGCCTGGTGATGATGCAGCAGTTCTTAGAATTGATGATAAAAAAGCTATTGCACTTACATCAGACTGTAACAGTATACACACCAAACTCGATCCATACCATGGAGGAGCAGGAGCAATTGCAGAAGCCATAAGAAACGTTGTTTCTATGGGTGCTGAACCGGTGTGTGTTGTTGATTGCCTGAACTTCGGAAACCCTGAAAAGCCAGATGTTTTCTGGCAGTTTAAAGAATGTATCAAAGGAATGTCAGATATTGCAAATAAATTTGAAACTCCTGTAATAAGCGGTAACGTTAGCTTTTACAACGAAACTGAAGGAGTAACTGTAAATCCTTCCCCAGTTGTGGGTGTTGCAGGACTAATGGATATAAAAGACATTAGAACCATGGATTTCAAAAATGAAGGCGATAAGATCATATTAATAGGAAAAACTTATCCCGAGCTTGATGGTTCCCAATACCACAAAGAAGTCTTTGATGTTGTCCAGGGAAAATCTCCAAAGGTGAATATGGACGCCGAATTTGAATCTGCAGAGGCAGTTCTAAAAATAATCCGTGAAGATGAAAATGATGCTGTAACAGCAGTTCATGATTGTTCAGCTGGAGGAATAGCCGTTGCAGTTGCTGAAATGGCAATCTCAAGTGATCTTGGAGCAACCGCGGACATTTCAAAAGTGCCCAAAGATAATGATATGAGCGATGCTGAAGCACTATTTTCAGAGTCCAATGCAAGATTCATTGTTACAGTTAAAAGCGAATATGCCGATGAAATATTAAGCAAAATAAAAGCTCCTGCAGCAGTTATCGGAGAAGTTGGAGGTAAAACTTTAACTATTAACCAGAATCTGATAAATG